In Limnochordia bacterium, the genomic window TAGGGGGCCATCCAAGACATAGGTACCATTGATCATCAACCTACCAGCCCAATTGGCCCGCTCATAGTACGAGTCTGGCCTCTTCCACTTTCCGACACCCACAACCTGCTTTACCTGCCCTAGTTCACCGCTAACTAGATACTCCTGCAACTTACGCAAAGCAGTACTCGCTATTTGCTGAAAACCTACCGCGCAAATACGCTTTGTTTCCTTTGCTTTCTTCTTTAGTGCCAGAAGCTCCTGTATCAAGACTGTTGGTGGTTTCTCCAGGAACACATGGATTCCCCGCTCTAAAGCCGCTATTGCCATCTCATAGTGAAAGGGGATCGGCGTAGCAATAGTAACGGCATCTAGTTTTTCACAATCCAACATACAGATATAATCCTGGTACACTTGTACTCCATTGGACCGAAGTGTTTCTACCTGTGAAACATTTGCCTGGGGATATTTCTCGGCAACAGCGACTAACTGAGCCCGTCCATCGTCCTCAGCCTTTTCCACCAACCGCAGGTGTTCCTTCCCGAATCCGCCAATACCGATAATCCCAATCCTCAATCGTTTCAACTAGAAGTCTCCTCCTCCTACCTAGACACAGTCTTTCCTGGGGAGAGATACGTTTCATAGTTCCGCCGCATATGCAGTACTTCCTTATACATTTGCGCCCGGGACTTTACTCCCCGCCGGAAACCGTACTTGCGTTCCTTCATCCAATGGCTGATACCATACAAGTCCAGATAGCTGTAGGGAGCTTCATACATCTGGGCTGCCTGGTTCATCAAAACCTCTACGCCGAATCGAACTGGTCTTAGGTCTGGAAGCATCTCAATGAATGCTCTAGTTAGCGCCCTTTGACCATTTAGGACTGGAAAATAGCGTTGCGCAAGATCAACGAGGATAAACCCTTTGACAAAACGACCAATGGACATCTGGTTACTTTCCTCGAGCACCCCATCAAGAAGCATATTAATGTGATTTTGATGTAAACCGATCAAATCTGCGTCTAAAAACAGGAATATGTCGGCATCCTTAGCATAATCTAGCCCGCTCTGCAAAGCCGCACCCTTACCTAAATTCTCCTCGTGACGAAGTACCGTCACTGGGTAGGAACCTGCCACTGTTGCTGTATCATCTGCGGATCCATCGTCTATGACAACAACCTCATCAATTCGGTTATGCCCGGTTAGCACATCTAGTACCACACCTATGCGTGGTGCTTCATCATAGGCTGGTACTAGGGCGACTACTTTTTTAGCACACATTCTCAAATCTCCCATATTCTCATCCTGTACATTATACAAAACCACATGCAGCTTTGCAATACGCAGCAATGCTACCCGACCATGCCGCGCCCCTAAAACGACAACAAGTTAGAACAAGACAACTTTCCGTAAACACCAAGGAGGAAATAGACCGATCCGTGGCTAATTGCTATTGTATTAAGCATAAGGAGGGTAAAACCGTGACCAAATCCTACGGCCTTGTAATTGGCAGTATCCTTATTTTCGCATTGTTTACGCTAGCCTTGTTTCCTAATCCCAAAGAGGAGAACTTACCTGTGGAACGCCTACTAGACTTTTCTCTGGAGTCGGTCCATAGCCTTGAAATCTTTGATGCCCCAACTGGCGAAACCATCTCACTTACCAAAAGGGGCGGACTTTGGTATTTCGGGAATAAGAAGCTCCGTGACGAGTACATCACCGATCTACTTGCACTGCTTCAGGAAATAAGTGCAAAGGTTAGTACCGACGCATCGACCTCTGATCAGGACAATAACCCTATTTTCCGGATCACCCTCCAAACAGAAACGGGGGCAACCCTTTGGCTTACCGTGGGCGAAAGAGTATCCAAGTCGGTCTACTGCACCCGTACATCCCAATCATCGGAACTGTATCTACTGGACGAGTATTCCCTCTGGCAGCTTAGGGACCTACTAAATCAGGCCCTTATGGTGGAACCACTGTTTCACTCCCCATTACAGCAATTCGCGCCATAAAGGCCTCAAAAATACTATTTCCCCGTTAACTGAAGCAATCTTACAAACGCTTCTTTTCCTCTGCCAACTCACGCTTCAGCTCGACGATCTTTTGTCTTTGCTCAACCATGAGCTTCTTCTTGATACTCTCCCGTTCATACTCGGTATTCCTGATCTCTTCTAATTTGGCTTCGGCGTCCTCTAATTCACGTTCCAGCATTCGGACACGAGGTCTACGCAAGGTAGCCACCTCCTTTCCAACAGGCCTTCCCTGCAAGAAGACCCTCTTAGTTATTTTATTCGAGACAAAGAAACCAATCTCCTGCAAAAGGCGCCACAGGCATTCAGCCAGATAGCTCTTCCGATATAAAATATAAAGGACCTATTGCTCTCGCACTAGGCCCTTTATACCAGATTTCCATTGTCCTCGAACGGCGGGGTTATCCACCCATGCCGTCCAGTCGTTGATCGCTCACCTCCCCACCTCCCGTTCTCACATCAAGGCCCCACCTATTTGCCTTCTCTAAACCCAAGATTCTTAATCTAACTGAACGGGATTTTTGATAGCATGTTCATTGTAGCATAGGGATGTTAACAAACTGTTAAGAGGCTATGAAATCATCCTTAACGGAAAGGAGAAACTGAACTTAGTACCTACATCAGGCTTGCTTTGTACTGAAATGATCAGCCCATGAGCATCCAGAATAGACTTGACAATGGCAAGGCCTAGACCTGTACCATCTCGTCTGGTACGGGACCGATCTGCTTTGAAGAATCTTTCAAAAATAAGGGGTAGCTCGTCGGGTAAAATACCGCAGCCGGTATCTTCGACCTCAATCATTACCCCTTCGGCTCGATCACACACCCGCACATATATGTCGCCGTCCGCTGGGGTAAACTTGATCGCATTATCCACGAGGTTGAGTAGTACCTGTCTAATCCGCTTCTCGTCCCCAACCACCACACGCTTTGCACCGGGTAGACTCCGGTGTAGCCTCACCATTTTGCTATCAGCAAGAACCCCCAGTTGGTTACAGACATCATCCACCACTGCCACGATATCAAAGGGCTCCAATTCCAGATTGAGCTGTCCCGCCTCAAGACGTGAAAAATCAAGTAACTCATCGATTAGCTTCGATAGGCGAAGGGTTTCGTCCTGGATTATCCGCAAGTACCGACCCACGGACTCGGAATCGGTAACGGTACCATCAATAACAGGCTGCAAATAACCAGCTATTGCAGTTAAGGGGGTCCGAAGCTCGTGGGAGACATTGGCAAAGAAATCCCTCCGTAGTTGTTCTGTCTGATGCAGCTGGCTAATATCATGCAGTAGAATAACTACGCCACCGATGGCTCCGCTGGTATCGTGGATCGGTGATGCAATGATCATAAGAGCTTTTTGTGGTGTAAGATTTACCGTCTGCGTTACCACCGCATCTTCAGTCATCACCCGGTGATAAAGCTCTGGCATTTCGGCTAGAGAGACGGACTCACAGAGCTTTGTGCCGATGGGTAAATCAACATCCTCCTTAATCCAACGTCGGGCCGGAGCATTTACGAGAAGAATCCTCCCTTGGGGATCAACCGCAATCACTCCCTCACTAATACTAAAGATCATGCTCTCAAATTTAGCCTTTTCCTGGTGAAGGGCATCGATAGTATTCTGAAGTCGGCTTGCCAAATAGTTAAAAGAGCGCCCTAGCTCACCAATCTCGTCTTCCTGCTCAACCGATACTCTTCGACTAAAGTCCCCTTCCGCCATGGCCAACGCCGCACCATGCATCTGTCGCAAGGGAGAAGAGAAAGTACGGGACAGGTAAAGGCCCAAACCAAAGGCTAGGGTAATCGACAATAAGGCCCCAAGCAATATGAAGTGTCTCACCTGGCTGACCGTCTGGGAAACACCCACAACAGGAGAGTGGAGAAAAACTGCCCCGAGTACTGTATCGGATCCGGTACCAAGAATAGGAAGACCAACTGTGAGCATGGGCTCGGAGAAGTACTTTGATTGTCCCCGATTAGTAATGGTTCTACCCAGGAGCACCTCCTGTAGATCGCCACTACTTAACTGAAAACCTTCCCAATCGAAGCCCTCTTGGCTGGCGGCAATGATCAAGCCTTGTCGATTCACAATCCAAACCCGGGCATCTATGAAACTATCCATAGCCCGGAGCACACTGAAAATCGCTGGATCAAAGGAGGTACGTACCACTAGGTGACCCACCACCTTGACCAGCTCCTGCCCTTTATCTAATAGTTCTTGTTCCTTTGCGGTAAAAAAGTAATTTTCCAACAAATGTGATAAGCAGAAACCCAAAGTAGAGAGGGTCACTAGAATAATGGCCACATAGGTAGACATTAATTTCCCGAAGACAGTCTTAACCACCGTCGGTCACCTCGAACTTATAGCCAACACCCCAGACGGTTTTGATATACTGTTTGCAGCCTTCGTCCACCTGCCCGATTTTCTCCCGAATTCGTTTGATATGGACATCAATAGTCCGCCCGTCTCCGAAGTAGTCATAGCCCCACAGCTGCTCTAACAGTTCATCCCTAGTAAAGACCCGACTAGGATTAACCATGAGATAATATAGTAATTGGGTCTCCCGGGGAGTCAACTCCACCCTTTGGCCCTTGACCGTAACCGAATACTCCTCGATATTCACTTCTATGTCTTGGGCCGCCGCTATACTCCTAGGTTTAATCCGTCGTAAGACAGCCTTAGTTCGTTCAAGAACCTCTACAGGATTAAATGGTTTAGTCACGTAATCGTCTGTTCCCAACTCAAAACCTAGGATCTTCTCATAATCATCGTTTTTGGCCGTTAACATGATAATGGGAATGTCTATACACTGATTACGCAGCTGTGTACAGACCTCCCAGCCATCTAGCTTAGGCATCATAATATCTAGAATAATCAGGTCGGGACCGGCTGAAACCAGGTCCAAGGTCTGCTGGCCATCGTAGGCGGAAAGGACCTCATAGCCTTCCTTGCGGAAATATAGGGAGAGAATCTCATGGACATGGGGATCATCATCAGCAATGAGGATACTTGTCATATTATCAGCAACCCGGACCCACGGCTAAACCGTAGGAAGAGTTGTAGCCCTCCCTTCTTGGCATGCTCCTTATTGAGGCGTTCTGCGGGATGCTTCCAGTCCCGGCAATGTCCTGCCTTACTTCTTAGTCCCTCTTGCCGATTGAGCCAAGGGACCTTAAGCCAACGGTAATACTATTCGCTGTCTGGGCACCAACTTCCTTGTGAAGCAAATATCCACAACGTTAGCACTAGGTATATACGAGGACCGCATATCTCTCGCAGGCAGGAGAATGACTCTCCTGCCTGCTACTGCTTACTCTAGTCTTGTCACAAAGTCAGCAATTCGATCTAGGCCTCGTCTTATTTCCTCGAGAGATAGGCAGTATGAAAGCCTTACATGGTCATTTGAGCCAAAGGCAACTCCTGGCACAACCGCAACCTGTGCTTCCTGAAGCAGACTCTTGGCAAAACCCTCGGAATCCTTGATCACAAACCCATTAATGGCCTTGCCATATAACTCGCTAATATTGGGAAACACGTAGAAAGCCCCCTCGGGCCTAAAACAACTAATCCCTCTGATTTCGTTCAGTCTATCTACGATATATTGCCTACGTCGGTCAAACTGCTCACGCATTTGATACACAGTATCATCAGGACCGACTAAAGCGGCAACAGCTGCCTGCTGTGCAATAGAATTGGGATTAGACGTACTGTGACTTTGTAGATCACAAATAGCCTTAATGATCTCCTTAGGCCCTGCCGCATAGCCTATTCGCCAACCGGTCATGGCATAGGTTTTGGACACACCGTTGATGAGAACCGTTCGCTCCTTGAATTCCTCCACCAAGGAGGGAAAGCTAATGTGTTCCGCATCCCCATAGACCAATTTGCCATAGATCTCATCGGAGATAACTAACAAGTCATTTTCTACAGCTAATTTCCCAAGAGCAAGCAAAAACTCTTTTTTCAGAACAACTCCGGTAGGATTAGAAGGACTATTGACAATGATTGCCTTCGTACGAGGAGTAATCGCCGCTCGAATCGCGCCAAGCTCCGGCTGAAAAGTAATTGTGTCATTCGTCTTAGCAATCACCGGCACCCCATCGGCGAGCTTAATCTGCTCAACATAGCTGACCCAATAAGGGGCCATAACGATCACTTCATCGCCGGGGTCACATATGACCTGAAAGAGATTATAGAGGCTGTGCTTGGCCCCACAGGAAATCACGACCTGATCAGGCTCATAGGCCAGCTGATAGTCCGCCACCATCTTGTTACAGATGGCCTCCCTAAGCTCAATAATCCCGCCCGCTGGAGTATACCGGGTATATCCGGCATCCAAGGCCGCAATGGCTGCTTCTTTGATATAAAGGGGAGTCTCGAAGTCGGGCTCCCCGGCCCCAAAACCAATCACATCATGACCGGCTTTTCGCATGGCTTTCGCCATAGCATCCACACTAAGTGTGGCAGATGGAGATATGTTGGCTGCTCTATTCGATATTCTCACCATTAAACGCGCATCACAGTCACCTAGAGGGTAACTGTAACTCCTCCTCTCCCTTTCGACAGCAAATGCATGTTATCTATTAGTCTAGTTGTACCAACTTTCGCCGCAATAATCAAGAGGTCTTTTTCCGTTGCCTCGTTGACAAGGGAAAAATCATCCTCACA contains:
- a CDS encoding glycosyltransferase family 2 protein; its protein translation is MLRIAKLHVVLYNVQDENMGDLRMCAKKVVALVPAYDEAPRIGVVLDVLTGHNRIDEVVVIDDGSADDTATVAGSYPVTVLRHEENLGKGAALQSGLDYAKDADIFLFLDADLIGLHQNHINMLLDGVLEESNQMSIGRFVKGFILVDLAQRYFPVLNGQRALTRAFIEMLPDLRPVRFGVEVLMNQAAQMYEAPYSYLDLYGISHWMKERKYGFRRGVKSRAQMYKEVLHMRRNYETYLSPGKTVSR
- a CDS encoding cell wall metabolism sensor histidine kinase WalK: MVKTVFGKLMSTYVAIILVTLSTLGFCLSHLLENYFFTAKEQELLDKGQELVKVVGHLVVRTSFDPAIFSVLRAMDSFIDARVWIVNRQGLIIAASQEGFDWEGFQLSSGDLQEVLLGRTITNRGQSKYFSEPMLTVGLPILGTGSDTVLGAVFLHSPVVGVSQTVSQVRHFILLGALLSITLAFGLGLYLSRTFSSPLRQMHGAALAMAEGDFSRRVSVEQEDEIGELGRSFNYLASRLQNTIDALHQEKAKFESMIFSISEGVIAVDPQGRILLVNAPARRWIKEDVDLPIGTKLCESVSLAEMPELYHRVMTEDAVVTQTVNLTPQKALMIIASPIHDTSGAIGGVVILLHDISQLHQTEQLRRDFFANVSHELRTPLTAIAGYLQPVIDGTVTDSESVGRYLRIIQDETLRLSKLIDELLDFSRLEAGQLNLELEPFDIVAVVDDVCNQLGVLADSKMVRLHRSLPGAKRVVVGDEKRIRQVLLNLVDNAIKFTPADGDIYVRVCDRAEGVMIEVEDTGCGILPDELPLIFERFFKADRSRTRRDGTGLGLAIVKSILDAHGLIISVQSKPDVGTKFSFSFPLRMIS
- a CDS encoding response regulator transcription factor: MTSILIADDDPHVHEILSLYFRKEGYEVLSAYDGQQTLDLVSAGPDLIILDIMMPKLDGWEVCTQLRNQCIDIPIIMLTAKNDDYEKILGFELGTDDYVTKPFNPVEVLERTKAVLRRIKPRSIAAAQDIEVNIEEYSVTVKGQRVELTPRETQLLYYLMVNPSRVFTRDELLEQLWGYDYFGDGRTIDVHIKRIREKIGQVDEGCKQYIKTVWGVGYKFEVTDGG
- a CDS encoding pyridoxal phosphate-dependent aminotransferase, whose protein sequence is MRISNRAANISPSATLSVDAMAKAMRKAGHDVIGFGAGEPDFETPLYIKEAAIAALDAGYTRYTPAGGIIELREAICNKMVADYQLAYEPDQVVISCGAKHSLYNLFQVICDPGDEVIVMAPYWVSYVEQIKLADGVPVIAKTNDTITFQPELGAIRAAITPRTKAIIVNSPSNPTGVVLKKEFLLALGKLAVENDLLVISDEIYGKLVYGDAEHISFPSLVEEFKERTVLINGVSKTYAMTGWRIGYAAGPKEIIKAICDLQSHSTSNPNSIAQQAAVAALVGPDDTVYQMREQFDRRRQYIVDRLNEIRGISCFRPEGAFYVFPNISELYGKAINGFVIKDSEGFAKSLLQEAQVAVVPGVAFGSNDHVRLSYCLSLEEIRRGLDRIADFVTRLE